DNA sequence from the Marinilongibacter aquaticus genome:
GGATACATCGGCAAAGAAATTCATGGGCTCCATGGTATTGTGTGCCAAAAACGGTGCCGTATACGTGCGTTCCAAAACTTTTGCTGCTCGAGCAAAAGCTGCCTCAGGGTCGCCGTCTTTACGCAAAACCACCGCTTTCTCTTTCGCATACTTTTCCATTTCTTTGTATTGGGCATCTGAACTCGGCAAACCAGCCGGAATCCGCTCTTCGCTCTTCCCTCCCCAACCCTGCACCACTTCGATTTTCTCTGCTGCCTTCTCCCACTCTACTTTGAGTTTCTTTCGGGCCTGCATAACCTCCCAAGTTGAATTGCCGACTACGGCCACCAATTCATTGAAAGTTCGCGTATCAAAGCCTCCTCTTTCGTAACCTTCAGGAAAAACTTCAATTGAAAAAACATCCTTTATTCCGGGCATTTTCAGCACCCGAGAAGCATCAAAACTTTTCAGTTTCATTCCGAAAGCAGGCGGATGTTGCAACATCGCAATAAGCATACCTTCCGCTTTGTAATCCACACCAAACATCGGCTTGCCCGTGACGATATCCTTCCCCCTCACATTTTTCTTGGACGTCCGCACGATATCAAAATCGGCCAATTCCTTCAAGCTTATATTTTCAGGAATAGCCTCTTGAGCTGCCTTTGCGGCCATTTCGCCGTAGGTTGCCCTTTTATTTCCATGGAACAATATTCCCTTCTCCGTCTTGATTTCGGACGCGGGCACCGACCAAGACTTGGCGGCCGCATTGATCAACATCTGCCGACCCGCCGCACCTGCTTCGCGTAGTGGTTTCCACCACATCATCACCGAACGGCTTCCGCCCGTAAACTGCCTTGCCCCTTTTCCTCCGTACACCGCCGCATCAAATGGAGCTTGCTCCACTTCCACCATTTTCCAATCCGCGTCCAATTCTTCTGCCACAATCATCGGTAAAGACGTGAGCACATTATTGCCAAACTCTGGATTGGGAGCCAATATTTGAATGGAATTGTCGGGTTTTATTCGGATATACCCACTGATTTCTTGCCAATCAGCCTGAGCATTCAAAAGCTCTTCTTTATCGGCCGCCCGAAAACTCGAGAGCCAGCTTACACTCAGTAGCATCCCCCCACTTCCCAGGGCCGACACTTTCAAAAACGAACGTCTGTTTTGTTTCTTTTTCATTTCTAGCCTGCTTTTGGAATGAGATATTACTTTTTGGACGCTGTTTTTACAGCTTCACGGATACGTAAATAGGTGCCGCAACGGCAGATGTTTCCGCTCATTGCCGATTCGATTTCTTCTTCTGTAGGGCTGGGATTCTCTTTCAAAAGAGCTGCGGCCGTCATGATTTGGCCCGACTGACAGTATCCGCATTGCGGCACATCGTGTTCGAGCCAAGCCTCTTGCACCGGATGGTCGCCACTTTCAGAAAGCCCTTCGATTGTCGTGATTTCTTGCTCCCCCACAGCCGAAACAGGATATTGACAAGAGCGAATCGCCATGCCATCCAAATGCACCGTACAGGCTCCGCATTGTGCAATCCCGCAGCCGTATTTTGTACCGACCAAGTTCAAATGATCACGGAGCACCCACAACATGGGTGTTTGCCCATCCACGTCTACTTTTTGTAGCTTACCATTAATTTTCAGAGTATATGTTGCCATATCAATTAGTCATTTAAATTAAAGACTTTATAAAGTTCGCTTATATATTGCTATTCAAACTGATCAAAATCAATCCAATACTTACGAATTTCAAACACAGCGATTACAAATCTTCCAATTCATCCACAAACGGTTGATTGTAAAAACGCTTTCCTGTGGCCCGATAAAGTGCATTGGCCAAGGCTCCAAAAATAGGCGGGTAGGCCGGTTCGCCCATACCCGTGGGATCAATTTCACTTTCCACAAAATGTACATCGATTTTTTCCGGAGCTTCTTGCATACGTATCATACGATACGTATCAAAATTTTGGCTTTCGGGCACACCACGGTTTACGCTCAATTTCCCGTAAAGTCCGGTGCCAATGCCATCCACTACAGCACCTTGAGTCATGTTTACAGCGGCATCAGGATTAATCAGCAGCCCACAATCTATGGCTGTACACACATTTTTAACCTTCGGCTGCCCTTTCTCCATCGTCAATTCGAGCACATGGGCCGCATAAGTATTGTGTGAAAAATAGGCCGACACGCCAAGGTTTTCATTTTTCTTTCGGGCATCCCAATTGGATTTTTCACGCACAAGTTTCAAAACGCCCATATAGCGTTCCGGTTCGTAATCCATTTGGCCTCCCACAGGCTCATCAATCGATTTCTGCAAAAGTTCCAACCTGAAATCAATGGGGTCTTTGCCCGCAATTTCGGCCAGTTCATCCAAAAAGGACTGTTCGGCCGCAGCCATAAAATTGGATCGCGGAGCACGGAAAGAACCTGTTGTCAAATTGGTATCGATTGTCCATTCTTCGGCGAGATAATTCTCCACAGCTCCCGCCGGAAAACGGTGTGCCGCCAACGGCGATTCAGGTATGCCGCCCGCCTTCACATGAAAGCCTATAAGCTTGTACTGAGCATCGAAAGCCGCACGATAATCCGCACGATAAGTTGGGCGATATATGCCCGCAGTCATATCATCTTCACGGCTGTAAACAAGTTTTATCGGAGCCTGCACTTTTTGCGAAATCAGGGCCGCTTCAATCAGCCAATGGGCATAAGACCTTCGCCCAAAACCGCCTCCCAAGCGAGTTATACGAATGTCAATATTTTCAAGCGGCATCCCTATACGTGCCGAAAGGGCCTGCTCTGTAAACTCTGGCTTTTGCAATGGCCCTGCCAATTCGGCTTTATCTGCCGTAACATGAGCAAAGAAATTCATGGGCTCCATGCAATTGTGTGCGAGATACGGTCCCAAGTAGGTTCGTTCGACAATCTTGGCCGCCGAAGCAAAAGCCTCGGCCACTTGACCATCTTCTCTTTGCACCTGAGCTTTTTCGCCAGCTCTTTGCTCCATCATCTTATAATGGTCTGTCGAACTTTCCAGCCCTGAAGGAATATGCATTGTGGTTTGGCGACCAAACATGCTGCGAGATTCCGAATAACTTTCTATTGGCTCCCAAATTACTTCCAAGGCCTTTTTTGCTTGCATCACCTGCCAAGTCGAATCGCCCACGATGGCTACCACTTCATTGAAAGTCAGTGTATCGAAGAATTGCTTTTCAAAATCTTCGTTAAAAACCTTCACGGCAAAAACATCCCTGATCCCGGGCATTTTAAGCACTTTACTTGCATCAAAAGATTTCAGTTTTGTACCAAAAGCTTTGGGGTGCACGATCATGGCTATCTGCATACCTTCTTTGTATTCGT
Encoded proteins:
- a CDS encoding xanthine dehydrogenase family protein molybdopterin-binding subunit, giving the protein MKKKQNRRSFLKVSALGSGGMLLSVSWLSSFRAADKEELLNAQADWQEISGYIRIKPDNSIQILAPNPEFGNNVLTSLPMIVAEELDADWKMVEVEQAPFDAAVYGGKGARQFTGGSRSVMMWWKPLREAGAAGRQMLINAAAKSWSVPASEIKTEKGILFHGNKRATYGEMAAKAAQEAIPENISLKELADFDIVRTSKKNVRGKDIVTGKPMFGVDYKAEGMLIAMLQHPPAFGMKLKSFDASRVLKMPGIKDVFSIEVFPEGYERGGFDTRTFNELVAVVGNSTWEVMQARKKLKVEWEKAAEKIEVVQGWGGKSEERIPAGLPSSDAQYKEMEKYAKEKAVVLRKDGDPEAAFARAAKVLERTYTAPFLAHNTMEPMNFFADVSNGKAFMAGPLQAPEMAEATVSKRLGIPVENIDIHMTRMGGGFGRRAYAHYLVEAALVSQKAKAPVKLMYSREDDMTYGIYRPMYTALYRAAIDEKNNLIGFHVKGGGIPEHPIAANRFPAGAVDNYLAEGWQIPSNITIGAFRAPRSNFNAAAEQSFLDELAETLGKDPIDFRLELLERAKSNPVGENNDYDVDRYAGVIKLVKEKSAWGSPENEGKKRGVAAYFCHASYAAHVVDMVEKDGQPYVEKVTTAMDCGIVINPDAAKNMVEGAVVDGIGNSLYGRLSHSDGRAEQNNFDTYRIIRNREAPKVIDVHFVENDIDPTGLGEPPFPPVFGAVANALYQKTGRRQYNQPFQTELPNS
- a CDS encoding (2Fe-2S)-binding protein — translated: MATYTLKINGKLQKVDVDGQTPMLWVLRDHLNLVGTKYGCGIAQCGACTVHLDGMAIRSCQYPVSAVGEQEITTIEGLSESGDHPVQEAWLEHDVPQCGYCQSGQIMTAAALLKENPSPTEEEIESAMSGNICRCGTYLRIREAVKTASKK
- a CDS encoding xanthine dehydrogenase family protein molybdopterin-binding subunit, with the protein product MKPSTSRRTFLKASALSTGGLFLGIVSLPALGGKEKENLDEWTGLNAYIKIKEDGQVIIMSPNPEGGQNVKTSMPMIVAEELDVNWAQVQIEQAHLDVKHFTRQFIGGSQAIRSSWHTLRTAGAAARYMLRQAAAKAWAVSFDEISTAEGMLIHNKTGKRASYGQFATAAASVDVPEEVELKKKKDFKIIGHSKKNVEARNIVMGKPLFGIDEYKEGMQIAMIVHPKAFGTKLKSFDASKVLKMPGIRDVFAVKVFNEDFEKQFFDTLTFNEVVAIVGDSTWQVMQAKKALEVIWEPIESYSESRSMFGRQTTMHIPSGLESSTDHYKMMEQRAGEKAQVQREDGQVAEAFASAAKIVERTYLGPYLAHNCMEPMNFFAHVTADKAELAGPLQKPEFTEQALSARIGMPLENIDIRITRLGGGFGRRSYAHWLIEAALISQKVQAPIKLVYSREDDMTAGIYRPTYRADYRAAFDAQYKLIGFHVKAGGIPESPLAAHRFPAGAVENYLAEEWTIDTNLTTGSFRAPRSNFMAAAEQSFLDELAEIAGKDPIDFRLELLQKSIDEPVGGQMDYEPERYMGVLKLVREKSNWDARKKNENLGVSAYFSHNTYAAHVLELTMEKGQPKVKNVCTAIDCGLLINPDAAVNMTQGAVVDGIGTGLYGKLSVNRGVPESQNFDTYRMIRMQEAPEKIDVHFVESEIDPTGMGEPAYPPIFGALANALYRATGKRFYNQPFVDELEDL